A single genomic interval of Lactococcus sp. S-13 harbors:
- the pstA gene encoding phosphate ABC transporter permease PstA: MNAKRSDKIATGVLYVLSGIIVLILAFLLAYILLRGLPVLFKDPRFIFTVSNPLTGGGIAVQLFNSVYLLIVTLIISVPLSLGAGIYLSEYANQKHWLTGVVRSAIEVLSSLPSIVVGLFGMLIFVLQFGLGFSVLSGALALTVFNLPLMTRNVEESLRAIPTAQREGGLALGMSRWETATQVILPAAVPGIITGVILSSGRVFGEAAALIYTAGQTNLPINWANWNPMSLTSPLSLFRPAETLAVHIWALNTEGTISTAQQISAGASAVLIIFVLLFNLGARFLGNRIHKKLTSSN, translated from the coding sequence ATGAATGCTAAACGTTCTGACAAAATTGCCACTGGCGTTCTTTACGTCCTTTCTGGTATTATTGTTCTAATCCTTGCCTTTTTACTGGCTTATATCTTATTAAGAGGGCTGCCTGTTCTCTTTAAGGATCCTAGATTTATTTTTACAGTTTCTAATCCGCTAACTGGTGGTGGTATTGCTGTCCAACTTTTTAACTCTGTTTATCTTTTGATTGTGACTTTGATTATTTCGGTTCCTTTATCGCTTGGTGCGGGAATTTATTTGTCAGAGTATGCGAATCAAAAGCATTGGTTGACGGGTGTGGTTCGCTCAGCTATTGAGGTTTTATCTTCCCTTCCTTCAATCGTTGTTGGTTTGTTTGGGATGCTGATTTTCGTTTTACAATTTGGTCTTGGTTTCTCCGTTTTATCTGGTGCCTTGGCACTAACAGTTTTCAACTTACCATTGATGACACGGAATGTTGAAGAATCATTGCGGGCGATTCCAACGGCTCAACGTGAGGGTGGTCTGGCTCTGGGAATGTCACGTTGGGAAACAGCAACACAGGTAATTTTGCCGGCTGCGGTGCCTGGAATTATTACTGGGGTTATCCTATCTTCTGGACGGGTCTTTGGTGAGGCTGCGGCATTGATTTATACTGCGGGTCAAACCAACTTGCCAATCAATTGGGCCAACTGGAATCCGATGAGTTTGACTTCACCTTTGTCACTTTTTCGTCCAGCGGAAACTCTCGCTGTTCATATCTGGGCACTTAATACTGAGGGAACGATTTCTACTGCTCAACAAATTTCAGCGGGAGCTTCAGCAGTTTTGATTATCTTTGTATTGCTCTTTAACTTAGGGGCGCGCTTCTTGGGTAATCGAATCCATAAGAAATTGACTTCGTCAAATTGA
- the pstB gene encoding phosphate ABC transporter ATP-binding protein PstB, with translation MATTYDWSQRKIMVPEQEKIALSTKDLRVFYNGTKEAIHGVTMAFPKNEITALIGPSGSGKSTYLRALNRMNDTIDGARVTGEINYEGVNINDAKVNVFEVRKQIGMVFQRPNPFPKSIYENIAFIHRREGIKDKKKLDEIVETSLKQAALWDQVKDSLNQSALAMSGGQAQRLCIARALSVKPEIILMDEPASALDPISTMQIEETMMELKKNYTIIIVTHNMAQASRASDNTAFFYAGDLIEYDRTSTIFTQPSLQSTEDYVSGHFG, from the coding sequence ATGGCAACAACTTATGATTGGTCTCAGCGCAAAATTATGGTGCCTGAGCAAGAAAAAATTGCATTATCCACTAAGGATTTGCGGGTTTTCTATAATGGAACGAAAGAAGCGATTCACGGTGTGACAATGGCTTTTCCTAAAAATGAAATTACGGCGCTAATTGGGCCTTCTGGTTCTGGGAAATCAACTTATTTACGTGCTTTAAATCGGATGAATGACACAATTGATGGCGCTCGGGTGACGGGTGAAATCAATTATGAAGGGGTCAATATTAACGATGCCAAGGTCAATGTTTTCGAGGTGCGTAAGCAAATCGGGATGGTTTTCCAAAGACCAAATCCTTTTCCAAAATCCATTTATGAAAATATTGCTTTCATTCATCGACGTGAGGGGATAAAAGACAAGAAAAAATTGGATGAAATTGTTGAAACGTCACTCAAGCAAGCGGCTTTGTGGGATCAAGTCAAAGACAGTTTGAATCAGTCTGCTCTGGCAATGTCAGGTGGGCAGGCTCAACGCTTGTGCATCGCTCGTGCGCTTTCTGTTAAGCCTGAAATCATCTTGATGGATGAACCGGCTTCAGCGCTGGATCCGATTTCAACGATGCAGATTGAAGAAACAATGATGGAACTCAAGAAAAATTATACAATTATTATTGTGACGCACAATATGGCTCAGGCTTCTCGTGCGTCTGATAATACGGCCTTTTTCTACGCTGGTGATTTGATTGAGTATGATCGGACAAGTACAATTTTCACGCAACCAAGCCTGCAATCGACAGAAGATTATGTTTCTGGACATTTTGGCTAA